From the genome of Vibrio porteresiae DSM 19223, one region includes:
- a CDS encoding DUF3750 domain-containing protein: MTFALVVSLTACSDGGGWRNASREPAGIALDPSVYHQAIVEVYGADAYSWRGWFAIHTWIAVKPKDAAEYTVYEVVGWRLKQGLPALYHYQTTTPDRYWFGSRPKKILSIQGKLASQLIPEIEAAAERYPWANEYTVFPGPNSNTFPAWIGIQVPELELKLPFSALGSGYADE, translated from the coding sequence ATGACGTTCGCTTTAGTGGTGAGTTTAACCGCATGCAGTGATGGTGGTGGTTGGCGTAATGCAAGTCGAGAACCGGCGGGCATTGCTCTCGATCCTAGCGTATATCATCAAGCCATCGTCGAAGTCTATGGTGCGGATGCCTATAGTTGGCGTGGATGGTTTGCGATTCATACTTGGATAGCGGTAAAGCCAAAGGATGCCGCCGAGTATACCGTTTATGAAGTGGTTGGATGGCGTTTAAAACAAGGGTTGCCCGCTTTGTATCACTATCAAACCACCACTCCGGATAGATATTGGTTTGGTTCACGGCCGAAGAAGATATTGTCGATTCAAGGCAAGCTTGCCAGTCAACTGATTCCTGAAATTGAAGCGGCCGCAGAGCGTTATCCATGGGCAAATGAATATACCGTTTTCCCCGGACCAAATAGCAATACCTTCCCTGCATGGATTGGTATTCAAGTACCAGAGCTGGAGCTAAAGTTACCCTTTAGCGCATTGGGCAGTGGTTATGCCGATGAGTGA
- a CDS encoding cold-shock protein: MSEKVTGSVKWFNETKGFGFIAQDNGGKDVFVHFRAIAGDGFKTLTEGQKVSFVVEDGPKGLQASQVTPL; encoded by the coding sequence ATGTCAGAGAAAGTGACAGGTTCAGTTAAATGGTTTAACGAAACAAAAGGATTTGGTTTTATTGCACAAGACAATGGCGGGAAAGATGTGTTTGTACACTTCCGTGCTATTGCTGGCGACGGCTTCAAAACTCTTACTGAAGGCCAAAAAGTCAGCTTTGTGGTAGAAGACGGCCCTAAAGGTCTTCAAGCCAGCCAAGTCACTCCGCTGTAA
- a CDS encoding phosphoethanolamine transferase: MGKFKIKPISNWLITLFLAVYFALALNLSVYKELAEIFSQLDEVSIGFIISIPIFFIAVFNLLFNILSWPYFTKPFFILLIIISSMISYATYQYHVIFDRDMMANFFETNSKEMDPYMNPFVLGWICLFGVLPSLILALLPIKKEHTVWRLLVKKIASIVVSIVVILLVAAFYYQNYVSVGRNHSVLKRLIVPTYFVNGLTGYLKENYFTKPMPYRYIGEDAQYNPAQFGAATQSAKPTLMVLVVGETARAQNYHYHGYPRDTNPYTAPLKPIYFQTVTSCGTATAVSVPCMFSNMTRKNFNRKRADNQDNALDILKRAGIDILWKENDGGDKNVAKNVPIIKLDNNKKDRLCNGESCLDEGLLEQLPQQINGMKGHRLVVLHIMGSHGPSYYLRYPQNMAYFKPNCLRSDIENCSQEELVNTFDNTIRYTDWVLADVIKTLKGFEKQYNTVMLYLSDHGESLGEDDLYLHGMVYSLAPEYQTHVPMLLWMSPGYTKEQKLNEQCLRQRAKQDSYSQDFIFHSLLSAMNVATSAYDKQLDIFAPCRH; the protein is encoded by the coding sequence TTGGGTAAATTTAAAATAAAACCAATATCAAATTGGTTAATTACACTATTTTTGGCTGTTTATTTTGCGCTTGCATTAAACTTATCTGTGTATAAAGAGTTAGCTGAGATCTTTTCTCAATTAGATGAGGTCTCGATCGGTTTCATTATTTCTATTCCCATTTTTTTTATCGCGGTCTTCAATCTGCTGTTTAACATTTTAAGCTGGCCTTATTTTACCAAGCCATTTTTTATATTACTGATTATTATTTCCAGTATGATCAGTTATGCCACTTATCAATATCATGTGATTTTTGACCGCGATATGATGGCCAACTTTTTTGAAACCAACAGCAAAGAGATGGATCCTTACATGAACCCCTTTGTGTTGGGGTGGATCTGCCTGTTTGGGGTGTTGCCAAGCCTTATTTTGGCGTTATTGCCGATCAAGAAAGAACATACTGTCTGGCGTTTATTGGTAAAAAAAATTGCGTCTATTGTGGTGTCAATTGTCGTGATTTTGCTGGTGGCGGCGTTCTACTATCAAAACTATGTTTCGGTAGGGCGTAACCATAGCGTATTAAAACGTTTAATCGTGCCTACCTATTTTGTTAACGGCTTAACGGGGTATCTAAAAGAAAACTACTTTACTAAGCCCATGCCTTATCGCTATATCGGTGAAGATGCGCAATACAATCCAGCGCAATTTGGTGCAGCAACGCAAAGCGCTAAGCCAACCTTGATGGTTTTGGTGGTCGGAGAAACTGCACGTGCGCAGAACTACCACTATCATGGTTACCCTCGAGATACGAACCCTTATACCGCGCCACTCAAACCCATCTATTTCCAAACGGTGACTTCCTGCGGTACGGCAACCGCCGTATCCGTGCCCTGTATGTTCTCGAATATGACGCGGAAAAATTTCAATCGTAAACGAGCGGATAACCAAGATAACGCGTTAGACATTCTTAAACGAGCTGGGATTGATATTTTGTGGAAAGAGAATGATGGTGGTGACAAGAATGTGGCGAAAAATGTGCCTATTATTAAGCTAGATAACAACAAAAAAGACCGCTTGTGTAATGGTGAGAGTTGCTTAGATGAAGGGCTACTCGAACAATTACCACAACAGATTAATGGCATGAAAGGCCATCGTTTGGTGGTGCTGCACATCATGGGTAGTCATGGACCTAGCTATTACTTACGTTACCCGCAAAATATGGCGTACTTTAAACCGAACTGTTTACGCTCGGACATTGAAAATTGCTCACAAGAGGAGCTGGTCAATACTTTCGACAATACCATTCGTTATACCGACTGGGTGTTGGCTGATGTGATAAAAACGCTTAAAGGTTTTGAAAAACAATACAATACCGTGATGCTTTATCTTTCTGACCATGGTGAATCACTCGGTGAGGACGATTTATATCTGCACGGTATGGTGTATAGCCTTGCCCCAGAATATCAAACACATGTGCCTATGTTGCTATGGATGTCGCCTGGCTACACCAAAGAGCAGAAGCTGAATGAGCAGTGTTTACGACAAAGAGCTAAACAAGATTCTTATTCGCAAGATTTCATTTTCCATAGTTTGCTTAGTGCGATGAATGTTGCCACTAGTGCGTATGACAAACAGCTCGATATTTTTGCTCCTTGTCGTCACTGA
- the nikE gene encoding nickel import ATP-binding protein NikE: MILLTTYHLSHGYRRFSLLHRHTYREILKDITLNLHSGESVALIGQSGSGKSTFARTLCGLEVPAMGEVVFRGRTTKQMNQRQKHEMHRHIQMVFQDSVSAVNPRKTIRDIIAEPLRHLADMDKHHQEQRITELLLSLDLKPEDMDKRPAQMSGGQLQRVCIARALALQPELVILDEALSNLDLVLQIQLIDLLKEIQRKTGTAWLLVTHDLRIAQRFCDRIMVMDNGQIVEECHTGDTPHFQHPASIRLKEAILPPLPTMVTQS; the protein is encoded by the coding sequence ATGATTTTGTTAACCACCTATCATCTCTCTCATGGTTATCGGCGCTTCTCACTGCTCCATCGCCACACCTATCGAGAGATTCTTAAAGACATTACCTTAAACCTTCATAGTGGCGAATCGGTCGCTCTGATTGGCCAAAGTGGCAGTGGCAAAAGCACATTTGCTCGCACCTTATGTGGGCTTGAGGTACCGGCGATGGGAGAAGTGGTATTTCGCGGTCGCACGACAAAGCAGATGAATCAACGTCAAAAGCACGAAATGCACCGGCATATTCAAATGGTGTTTCAAGATTCGGTCAGCGCCGTCAATCCACGCAAAACGATTCGCGACATTATCGCTGAGCCACTGCGTCATCTGGCGGATATGGATAAACATCATCAGGAACAACGTATCACGGAGCTGTTACTCAGTTTAGATCTCAAGCCCGAGGATATGGATAAACGTCCAGCTCAGATGAGTGGTGGTCAACTACAAAGAGTGTGCATTGCCCGCGCTCTTGCTCTACAACCGGAGCTTGTTATTCTCGATGAAGCGCTCTCTAATCTCGATTTGGTATTGCAAATTCAGCTCATTGATTTACTCAAAGAGATTCAACGCAAAACTGGGACAGCTTGGCTACTTGTGACCCACGATTTGCGTATCGCCCAACGTTTTTGCGACAGAATAATGGTGATGGATAACGGGCAAATTGTCGAAGAGTGCCACACCGGAGACACACCCCACTTTCAACATCCCGCCTCTATTCGTCTTAAAGAAGCTATCTTGCCACCGTTACCAACCATGGTAACGCAATCTTAG
- a CDS encoding ATP-binding cassette domain-containing protein: MNPLLQLETISVYLGATPLVKEVSLSLHSGETVALIGASGSGKSLTCSAALGVLPHGLTQTSGRVLINGHEMSAEQLRGRYVSTIMQNPRSAFNPVHTMWQHAQETLHAAHGIVPPDARAQVTKQMLSAGLEDVAAVMKLYPHEMSGGMLQRMMIALVMLSNAPFLFADEPTTDLDLVMQSNILNLLESLVSSERLGMLLITHDMGVVARLAHRVLVMEQGQIVERADITTLFHHPRHPVTRELIGAHLSLYGLSLSDLEPAL, from the coding sequence ATGAACCCACTTCTGCAATTAGAGACCATCTCGGTCTATTTAGGCGCAACACCGTTAGTCAAAGAGGTGTCGCTCTCGCTTCACAGTGGCGAAACCGTCGCGCTGATAGGGGCCAGTGGCTCAGGAAAATCGCTTACCTGTAGCGCCGCACTGGGGGTTTTGCCCCACGGTTTGACGCAAACCAGTGGCCGAGTACTCATCAATGGTCACGAGATGTCTGCTGAACAATTACGTGGGCGCTATGTTTCAACCATTATGCAAAACCCTCGCAGTGCGTTTAATCCTGTCCATACCATGTGGCAACATGCTCAAGAGACATTGCACGCTGCCCATGGCATTGTTCCTCCCGATGCCAGAGCTCAAGTCACAAAACAGATGCTCAGCGCCGGATTAGAAGATGTGGCCGCGGTGATGAAACTCTATCCGCACGAGATGAGTGGTGGCATGTTGCAACGCATGATGATCGCCCTCGTGATGCTCAGTAACGCTCCGTTTCTTTTTGCTGATGAACCCACCACAGATCTTGACCTAGTCATGCAATCCAACATATTGAATCTGTTAGAATCACTCGTAAGCAGCGAACGTTTAGGGATGCTTTTGATTACCCACGACATGGGGGTGGTTGCTAGGCTAGCCCATCGGGTGCTCGTCATGGAACAGGGGCAAATTGTAGAACGAGCAGATATCACAACGTTATTTCATCATCCTCGCCATCCCGTGACGCGCGAACTGATTGGTGCGCATCTCTCTTTATATGGCCTTTCTCTTTCTGATTTGGAGCCTGCATTATGA
- the nikR gene encoding nickel-responsive transcriptional regulator NikR, translated as MMQRITITMDDELAAYLDDYIAQKSYPSRSEAVRDLVRDALVTHHQQSDEQHCFGILSYLYEHNTRELARRLTDTQHHHHDLSVSTLHMHVNEEDCLEVSILKGERRELEQFADSVTSQRGVNHGHLQLVPAPDTHAHSHEHEHQQ; from the coding sequence ATGATGCAACGAATTACGATCACAATGGATGATGAGCTGGCCGCTTACTTGGACGACTATATCGCACAAAAATCTTATCCAAGTCGCTCTGAAGCAGTGAGAGATTTGGTGCGCGATGCGTTAGTGACTCATCATCAGCAATCCGATGAACAGCACTGCTTTGGCATACTTTCCTATCTTTATGAGCACAATACCCGAGAACTTGCTCGACGCCTCACCGATACACAACATCACCATCACGACTTATCGGTTTCAACGCTGCACATGCATGTTAATGAAGAGGATTGTTTGGAGGTGAGCATATTGAAAGGAGAACGTCGTGAGTTGGAACAGTTCGCTGATAGCGTTACTTCACAGCGCGGTGTGAATCATGGGCATTTGCAGTTAGTGCCTGCTCCTGACACTCATGCCCATTCACATGAGCATGAGCATCAACAATAA